The following proteins are co-located in the Shouchella hunanensis genome:
- a CDS encoding YqhR family membrane protein: MNKMDQEIIDTKQMGFPMKVVLIGFFGGLIWSFIGYSSYYFHLTEVGPSFVLLPWALGDWKLGHTGQLVGIAVIAILSIGIAFFYKWTLQKVNSMWPGVGFGVLLWVIVFYILNPFIVDLKPVQSYSLNTIVTTLCLFILYGLFIGYSISYEYAEQNEPMSKEDSFKAE, encoded by the coding sequence ATGAATAAAATGGATCAAGAAATCATTGACACGAAACAAATGGGATTTCCAATGAAAGTCGTTCTTATTGGTTTTTTTGGCGGTTTAATTTGGTCGTTTATAGGCTATAGTAGCTACTATTTTCATTTAACAGAAGTTGGTCCGTCCTTTGTCTTACTGCCGTGGGCTTTAGGAGACTGGAAGCTAGGTCACACTGGTCAACTCGTTGGCATTGCTGTCATTGCCATTCTCTCAATAGGCATCGCCTTTTTCTATAAGTGGACGTTACAAAAAGTGAATAGCATGTGGCCAGGTGTAGGATTTGGTGTTTTGCTTTGGGTCATTGTATTTTATATACTTAACCCGTTTATTGTTGATCTCAAACCTGTTCAAAGCTATTCATTAAACACGATTGTGACAACACTTTGTCTCTTTATTTTGTATGGATTATTCATCGGCTATTCCATTTCTTATGAGTATGCTGAACAAAATGAACCGATGTCAAAGGAAGATTCATTTAAAGCTGAATGA
- a CDS encoding patatin-like phospholipase family protein, which translates to MKVDAVFAGGGVKAFAFVGAIDEAERRGLLFERIAGTSAGSIVAAFLMAGYSSKDIFTMLNSLDVATFRDERLAVMPFKITKWLNLYFRMGLYKGDKLEEWIKEQLEQKGVRTFSDLAPSSLRVVVSDVTRGQMVVIPDDLPKYGLDPNRFSVATAVRMSCSIPYFFEPVKLKNQAVGNKPSYIVDGGLLSNFPMWVFKDGVRGGYKRPVIGFQLSPKEGERPINQVHNAFDLYKAIFETMTHAHDARYISQDHARNIVFIPVEHIKATDFDLTDEEKQKMIRLGKEKTAQFLTSWSG; encoded by the coding sequence TTGAAGGTCGATGCTGTCTTTGCTGGTGGTGGGGTGAAAGCTTTTGCCTTTGTTGGAGCCATTGATGAAGCGGAAAGGAGAGGGCTTTTATTTGAACGCATTGCAGGTACAAGTGCCGGTTCAATTGTGGCGGCATTTCTAATGGCCGGTTATTCAAGTAAAGACATTTTCACGATGTTAAATTCTCTTGATGTAGCAACATTTCGAGATGAACGTCTTGCGGTTATGCCTTTTAAAATTACGAAATGGTTAAACCTCTATTTCCGAATGGGTCTCTATAAAGGGGATAAATTAGAAGAGTGGATTAAAGAACAATTAGAACAAAAAGGAGTCAGAACGTTTAGTGACTTAGCCCCGAGTTCGTTACGAGTCGTTGTATCAGATGTCACAAGAGGTCAAATGGTGGTCATTCCAGATGATTTACCGAAGTACGGATTAGACCCAAACCGATTTAGTGTGGCGACTGCTGTACGAATGAGTTGTAGCATTCCTTATTTTTTTGAACCGGTTAAATTAAAAAATCAAGCTGTTGGGAACAAGCCTTCCTATATTGTGGATGGCGGTTTATTAAGTAATTTTCCGATGTGGGTTTTCAAAGATGGTGTGCGAGGTGGTTATAAAAGGCCAGTCATTGGATTTCAATTATCCCCTAAAGAAGGGGAACGTCCTATTAATCAAGTGCACAATGCTTTTGATTTGTATAAAGCGATTTTTGAGACAATGACGCATGCACATGACGCACGTTACATAAGTCAGGATCATGCGCGCAATATTGTATTTATACCGGTTGAACATATTAAAGCAACTGATTTTGATTTAACTGATGAAGAAAAACAGAAGATGATTAGATTAGGTAAGGAGAAAACGGCACAATTTTTAACAAGTTGGAGCGGATAA
- the mntR gene encoding transcriptional regulator MntR has product MPTPSMEDYLERIYMLIEEKGYARVSDIAEALEVHPSSVTKMVQKLDKSDYLVYERYRGLMLTAKGNKIGKRLVYRHELLEDFMKIIGVNEDHIYQDVEGIEHHISWDAIDRIGDLVQYFQEKESRLETLRDIQKRNDQAD; this is encoded by the coding sequence ATGCCAACACCGAGCATGGAAGATTATTTAGAACGTATTTATATGTTGATTGAAGAAAAAGGCTATGCCCGTGTATCTGATATTGCAGAAGCACTTGAAGTCCACCCTTCTTCGGTAACGAAAATGGTACAAAAGCTAGACAAAAGCGATTATCTTGTTTATGAACGATATAGAGGTTTGATGCTAACAGCAAAAGGAAATAAAATTGGAAAGCGGTTAGTCTACAGACATGAACTGTTGGAAGATTTCATGAAAATTATTGGTGTGAATGAAGATCATATCTATCAAGATGTTGAAGGGATTGAGCATCATATTAGCTGGGATGCGATCGATCGAATCGGTGATTTAGTTCAGTACTTTCAAGAAAAAGAAAGTAGACTGGAAACATTAAGAGATATTCAGAAACGAAACGATCAAGCTGATTAA
- the splB gene encoding spore photoproduct lyase, with product MRPFYPQLVYIEPRALDYPLGKQLYEKFKKEGVEIRETTSHNQVRNIPGKNDNQKYRNAKSTLVIGVRKTLKFDTSKPSAEYAIPLATGCMGHCHYCYLQTTLGDKPYIRTYVNLEDIYESADRYIKERAPEATRFEAACTSDIVGIDHLTHSLKKTIEFMGERDHARLRFVTKYHHVDHLLDAKHNGNTRFRFSVNAAHVIKYFEPGTSTFLERIEAAGKVAKADYPLGFIVAPIIWHEGWEEGYLELFERLEAILPAYAKKDLTFEMIQHRFTKTAKRIIQKRYPKSKLEMEEEERKYKWGRYGRGKYVYQDEQAGELRNTLTDYIDRFFPQAKIEYFT from the coding sequence GTGAGACCCTTTTATCCTCAGCTAGTATATATTGAGCCACGTGCTCTTGACTATCCGTTAGGAAAACAGCTATATGAAAAGTTTAAAAAAGAGGGCGTTGAAATTAGAGAAACAACCTCTCACAACCAAGTGCGGAATATTCCAGGAAAGAATGATAATCAAAAATACCGAAATGCTAAATCTACACTCGTTATTGGTGTTCGTAAGACGTTAAAATTTGATACATCAAAGCCTTCAGCAGAATATGCGATTCCTTTAGCGACTGGCTGTATGGGTCACTGTCATTACTGTTATTTGCAGACGACTCTTGGAGATAAGCCATATATTCGCACATATGTAAATTTAGAAGATATTTATGAATCTGCTGATCGATATATTAAAGAACGAGCCCCAGAAGCAACTCGATTTGAAGCGGCTTGTACATCTGATATTGTTGGCATCGATCATTTAACCCACTCTTTAAAGAAGACAATTGAGTTTATGGGTGAGCGCGATCACGCTCGTTTACGGTTTGTTACAAAATATCATCATGTTGACCATTTACTTGATGCCAAGCATAACGGGAATACTCGTTTCCGTTTTAGCGTTAATGCGGCACATGTCATTAAATACTTCGAGCCGGGGACATCTACTTTTTTAGAACGAATAGAAGCAGCAGGAAAAGTAGCGAAAGCGGATTATCCATTAGGATTTATCGTTGCGCCAATTATTTGGCATGAAGGTTGGGAAGAAGGCTATCTCGAATTGTTTGAGCGACTAGAAGCGATTTTACCTGCTTATGCCAAAAAAGACCTCACGTTTGAAATGATTCAGCACCGGTTTACAAAAACGGCAAAGCGAATTATTCAAAAACGCTATCCGAAATCAAAGCTTGAAATGGAAGAGGAAGAACGCAAATACAAGTGGGGACGCTACGGTAGAGGGAAATATGTCTACCAAGATGAACAAGCCGGTGAGCTGCGTAATACGTTAACTGACTATATTGATCGCTTTTTCCCACAAGCGAAAATTGAATACTTCACGTAA
- the dat gene encoding D-amino-acid transaminase encodes MTYVLYNDSILDENDVAISYKDRGYHFGDGVYEVIRVYNGQYFTLDEHLTRLYESAKKIELEIPHSFEAFKTLLHDYKETLKTENGSIYVQITRGASDRNHLYTKEEKPVILGFEVKGKSVDTKQEQGVAAYVTEDVRWLRCDIKSLNLLGNVMAKRKAFDHDCEEAILYRESGVTEGSSSNLFLVNNETLYTHPANNLILNGITRQEILAIAKELKIGVIEEPFPKEVLLHADEAFITSTSLEIVPVHTFKGDIEATISVGTVTKKLQQALKEHVQKKTNASV; translated from the coding sequence ATGACATACGTTCTCTATAACGATTCAATTCTTGATGAAAATGACGTGGCAATTTCTTATAAAGATCGTGGCTATCATTTTGGGGATGGCGTCTATGAAGTCATTCGCGTTTATAACGGCCAATACTTCACCCTTGATGAACATTTAACTCGACTTTATGAAAGTGCAAAAAAAATTGAGTTAGAAATTCCTCATTCATTTGAAGCATTTAAAACACTGCTACACGATTACAAAGAAACATTAAAAACGGAAAACGGCTCGATTTATGTGCAAATTACCCGAGGTGCTAGTGACCGCAATCATTTGTATACGAAAGAAGAAAAGCCGGTTATCCTTGGCTTTGAAGTAAAAGGAAAAAGTGTGGACACTAAGCAAGAACAAGGTGTCGCTGCTTATGTAACAGAGGATGTACGCTGGCTTCGATGTGATATTAAGTCATTGAATTTACTTGGAAATGTTATGGCTAAACGAAAAGCGTTTGATCATGATTGTGAGGAAGCCATTCTCTATCGTGAATCAGGTGTAACGGAAGGATCATCTTCCAATTTATTTTTAGTTAATAATGAGACTCTTTATACCCATCCAGCTAACAACCTCATATTGAACGGGATTACACGGCAAGAGATTTTAGCGATTGCAAAAGAACTCAAAATTGGGGTTATAGAGGAACCATTCCCTAAAGAAGTACTCCTGCACGCAGACGAAGCATTTATTACCAGCACTTCACTAGAGATCGTGCCTGTTCATACGTTTAAAGGTGATATTGAAGCGACTATTTCTGTTGGTACTGTAACGAAAAAGCTTCAGCAAGCATTAAAAGAACATGTACAAAAGAAAACAAACGCATCCGTTTAG
- the helD gene encoding RNA polymerase recycling motor HelD, which yields MQYEYERAAFIHAFIRTKQTLLKQQLEGVHEDEKEIKETFWDNVTMNFSNTEDAEETISSIRQQAELLHERERSSDVMKKQMKTLRRLANAPYFGRIDLKEEGQKQEDPIYIGLASLMNESEEEFLIYDWRAPISSVYYDAEIGPVSYNAPAGKIEADLVGKRQYVFRRGQLKAMFDTSLAIGDERLKDALSDQASTSMKTIVSTIQKEQNKAIRNEKNRFLIVQGVAGSGKTSVAMQRAAYLLFRHREQLDAQQLILFSPNELFSNYVSTVLPELGEENMTQQTLKGYLYKRLGKKFEVENHFEQLEFMLSNETTERYRTRKRSIELKSSPLFKHYLDDYLAELEIDGVLFKDLRFKGSTIVKKTDIQTYFYCLDHSITLQNRLKLTAEWLLKELAKQEGKERSSDWVEQERELADKETLMQTYHQVDGKQLNSDTFDLEEQQEKLLAKRIAKAAFKPLQRLVRSFSFLDSDAMYEQFLLSDRHKKIDGFSEVALFTVHELGEGRMPYEDATPYLYLLDQLKGLQVDRSIKHVFIDEAQDYSSFQLMYLQMLYPRARFTIVGDYSQSLNHQFGTAAELLAGIGLPKESTYIEFKKSYRSTKPIMSFSRELLPEPKKVEPFDRDGKQPTIVQAANQVTVIKPMVEFIESSQDEGYQTIAILTKTAEEAKKAHATLSEWLTIQLVTEDHHEYDTGIVVLPIYLAKGIEFDSVLVFNASDQQFHTEQERFHLYTACTRAMHELALFSVGAPSRFLQEIDESAYKKQTLS from the coding sequence TTGCAATATGAATATGAACGTGCGGCATTTATTCATGCCTTTATTCGTACAAAACAAACGCTATTAAAGCAACAGCTTGAAGGTGTGCACGAAGATGAAAAAGAAATAAAAGAAACCTTTTGGGATAATGTAACAATGAATTTTTCCAATACGGAGGATGCTGAAGAAACAATCTCTAGTATCCGTCAGCAAGCAGAGCTTTTACATGAGCGAGAGCGTAGCAGCGATGTTATGAAAAAGCAAATGAAGACGCTACGTAGACTCGCTAACGCCCCTTATTTCGGACGGATTGATTTAAAAGAAGAAGGACAGAAGCAAGAAGATCCTATTTATATTGGGTTAGCCTCATTAATGAACGAGTCGGAAGAAGAGTTTCTTATCTATGATTGGCGAGCGCCAATTTCAAGTGTGTATTATGACGCAGAGATTGGACCAGTTTCCTACAATGCGCCTGCTGGTAAGATAGAGGCTGACTTAGTTGGGAAGCGGCAATATGTGTTTCGCAGAGGTCAGCTGAAAGCGATGTTTGATACCTCTCTTGCGATTGGAGATGAACGATTAAAGGATGCGCTAAGTGATCAAGCGTCCACTTCCATGAAAACCATTGTATCTACCATTCAAAAAGAGCAGAATAAAGCGATACGAAATGAAAAAAACCGCTTTTTAATTGTGCAAGGAGTAGCTGGTAGCGGTAAAACGTCTGTTGCAATGCAGCGAGCCGCCTATCTATTATTTCGACACCGAGAGCAGCTGGATGCGCAGCAGTTGATATTGTTTTCTCCAAATGAGTTGTTTTCAAACTATGTTTCGACTGTGCTTCCGGAATTAGGTGAAGAAAATATGACTCAGCAAACTTTAAAAGGTTACTTATATAAACGGTTAGGGAAAAAATTTGAAGTCGAGAATCATTTTGAACAGTTGGAGTTTATGCTCTCAAATGAGACAACAGAGCGTTATCGTACACGGAAACGTAGTATTGAATTAAAATCGAGCCCTTTATTCAAACACTATTTGGACGATTATTTGGCTGAACTTGAAATTGACGGTGTTTTGTTTAAAGACCTACGCTTTAAAGGCAGTACGATTGTGAAAAAAACAGATATTCAAACGTACTTTTACTGCTTAGATCATTCCATTACGCTTCAAAACCGCTTAAAACTTACGGCTGAGTGGCTGTTAAAGGAGCTTGCTAAGCAAGAAGGTAAAGAGCGCTCCAGTGATTGGGTGGAACAAGAACGAGAGCTTGCCGATAAAGAGACATTAATGCAGACTTACCATCAAGTAGACGGGAAGCAATTAAATAGCGATACATTTGATCTTGAAGAGCAACAAGAAAAATTGCTGGCAAAACGGATTGCTAAAGCAGCATTTAAGCCATTACAGCGACTTGTGCGGTCGTTTTCGTTTTTAGATAGTGATGCAATGTACGAACAATTTCTACTTTCGGATCGTCATAAGAAGATTGATGGGTTTTCAGAAGTAGCTTTGTTTACCGTCCACGAGCTTGGCGAAGGACGAATGCCCTATGAAGACGCCACACCTTATTTATACTTGTTGGATCAATTAAAAGGGTTGCAAGTAGACCGATCAATTAAACATGTGTTTATTGATGAAGCTCAAGATTATTCGTCATTTCAATTAATGTATTTGCAGATGTTATATCCGCGTGCCCGTTTTACAATCGTTGGGGATTATTCGCAATCCTTAAACCATCAGTTCGGTACGGCTGCAGAATTATTAGCTGGAATAGGTCTTCCTAAAGAATCCACGTACATTGAATTTAAAAAGAGTTATCGATCGACAAAACCGATTATGTCGTTTAGCCGTGAACTATTGCCAGAGCCGAAGAAAGTGGAGCCGTTTGATCGAGACGGAAAACAGCCGACCATTGTTCAGGCGGCCAATCAAGTAACCGTCATTAAGCCTATGGTAGAGTTCATTGAATCGTCACAAGACGAAGGGTATCAAACCATTGCAATCTTAACAAAAACAGCTGAAGAAGCGAAAAAAGCCCATGCGACGTTAAGTGAATGGCTAACGATTCAGCTTGTTACAGAGGATCATCATGAATACGATACGGGGATTGTAGTGCTACCAATTTATTTAGCAAAAGGAATAGAATTTGATTCCGTTCTTGTTTTTAATGCGTCGGACCAGCAGTTTCATACGGAGCAAGAACGGTTTCATTTGTACACAGCATGTACACGAGCGATGCATGAGCTTGCGCTGTTCTCTGTAGGAGCGCCGTCTCGTTTCTTGCAGGAAATTGATGAGTCTGCCTACAAAAAACAAACGCTATCCTAA
- a CDS encoding lipoate--protein ligase family protein, producing MALDEALLNWHSSGAIPPTIRFYGWNPATLSIGYFQQLEKEINMEKVKEKELGFVRRPTGGRGVLHEHELTYSVIVSEQHPAMPASVTEAYRVISTGLLEGFKELGLSAYFAVPESKQEKEALKNPRSSVCFDAPSWYELVVEGRKIAGSAQTRQKGVILQHGSIVFNFDVDKLFDLFHYRSNRLRERMQQQFLKKAVAINELREKPVSMQEAVHAFKSGFEKGLGIILEPYTLTAEEEKEVQQLAKDRYENDEWNYKR from the coding sequence ATGGCTTTAGATGAAGCGTTATTAAATTGGCATAGTAGCGGTGCCATTCCCCCAACCATTCGGTTTTATGGTTGGAATCCCGCGACGCTATCCATTGGCTACTTTCAACAGTTAGAAAAAGAAATCAATATGGAAAAAGTAAAAGAAAAAGAGTTAGGTTTTGTACGTCGTCCCACAGGAGGGAGAGGTGTACTTCATGAGCATGAATTAACGTATAGTGTTATCGTTTCAGAGCAGCATCCCGCTATGCCTGCATCTGTAACAGAAGCGTATCGTGTCATTTCTACCGGTCTACTTGAAGGGTTTAAAGAGTTAGGGCTCTCTGCTTACTTTGCTGTTCCTGAAAGTAAGCAAGAAAAGGAAGCGTTAAAAAACCCTCGTTCTTCTGTTTGTTTTGATGCACCGTCTTGGTATGAACTTGTTGTAGAAGGTAGAAAAATTGCTGGAAGCGCTCAAACGAGACAAAAAGGGGTCATTTTACAGCATGGCTCAATCGTATTCAATTTTGACGTCGACAAGCTGTTCGATTTGTTTCATTATCGCTCGAACCGATTGCGAGAACGAATGCAGCAGCAATTTTTAAAAAAAGCTGTAGCCATTAATGAGTTAAGGGAAAAGCCTGTTTCTATGCAAGAAGCTGTTCATGCATTTAAAAGCGGATTTGAAAAAGGACTAGGGATTATCCTTGAACCTTATACGTTAACAGCGGAGGAAGAAAAGGAAGTCCAGCAGCTTGCAAAAGATCGGTATGAAAACGACGAGTGGAATTATAAGAGATGA
- a CDS encoding rhodanese-like domain-containing protein: MELQTIILIVLTVALLTFIVVRLRTPNYLKTLSQDEFIKGYRKAQLIDVRETREFDGGHILGARNIPMSQLRQRQNEIRKDQPVYIYCQSGARSKQAAKLIKKKRGAEDISHLKGGFRKWTGKVKKKK, encoded by the coding sequence ATGGAATTACAGACTATTATTCTTATTGTGCTTACAGTTGCATTACTTACATTTATCGTTGTCCGGTTACGTACACCAAACTATTTAAAAACACTATCTCAAGATGAGTTTATTAAAGGCTACCGAAAAGCGCAACTTATAGATGTTCGTGAGACCCGTGAATTCGACGGCGGCCACATTTTAGGCGCACGAAATATTCCAATGTCTCAGCTTCGTCAGCGACAAAACGAAATTCGCAAAGATCAACCTGTGTATATTTACTGTCAATCAGGGGCTCGAAGCAAACAAGCAGCAAAACTTATTAAAAAGAAACGAGGAGCCGAAGATATTTCTCATCTAAAAGGCGGCTTCCGAAAATGGACAGGTAAAGTAAAAAAGAAAAAATAA
- the gcvPB gene encoding aminomethyl-transferring glycine dehydrogenase subunit GcvPB, which translates to MTVQNGGMALIFEESKEGRLGHSLPELDIIEEDMSSLIPEAFLREREPELPQVSELQIMRHYTALSRRNHGVDSGFYPLGSCTMKYNPKVNEDVARISGLSNVHPYQPAYQVQGSLKMLYQLQTSLAEITGMDEVTLQPAAGAHGEWTGLMMIRAYHEANGDFKRTKVIVPDSAHGTNPASATVAGFDSVTVRTNEFGLVDLDHLREVVNEETAALMLTNPNTLGLFEADIVEMAAIIHEAGGKLYYDGANSNAILGITRPGDMGFDVVHLNLHKTFTGPHGGGGPGSGPVGVKKDLLPFLPKPVLVKKADQYEFDYHRPQSIGRVKPYYGNYGINLRAYTYIRTMGAEGLRLVSEYAVLNANYMMRRLAPFYDLPYTQHCKHEFVLSGRRQKKLGVRTLDIAKRLLDFGYHPPTIYFPLNVEECMMIEPTETESKETLDAFIDAMIQIAEETEKTPEVVQEAPHHTVVSRLDETLAARKPILKYERHGETVHS; encoded by the coding sequence ATGACAGTACAAAACGGAGGAATGGCACTAATCTTTGAAGAAAGCAAAGAAGGGCGACTCGGACATAGTTTACCAGAACTCGACATTATTGAAGAAGATATGAGTTCTCTTATTCCGGAAGCGTTTTTGCGTGAGCGAGAACCTGAGTTACCTCAAGTATCAGAACTACAAATTATGCGGCACTATACTGCTTTATCGAGACGAAATCACGGTGTAGACTCAGGATTCTACCCGCTAGGCTCGTGTACAATGAAATACAATCCGAAAGTGAATGAAGATGTCGCAAGAATATCTGGACTAAGCAACGTACACCCTTACCAGCCAGCATATCAAGTTCAAGGTTCTCTTAAGATGTTGTATCAGCTTCAAACGTCACTAGCAGAAATTACAGGTATGGATGAAGTCACTCTTCAGCCAGCAGCCGGTGCTCATGGTGAGTGGACAGGACTAATGATGATTCGTGCGTATCATGAGGCGAACGGAGACTTTAAACGGACGAAAGTCATTGTGCCTGACTCTGCTCATGGTACAAACCCGGCATCAGCAACAGTAGCAGGATTTGATTCGGTAACAGTCAGAACAAATGAGTTTGGTCTTGTTGATTTGGATCATTTACGTGAAGTTGTTAATGAAGAAACAGCAGCGTTAATGCTAACAAACCCGAATACCCTCGGATTGTTTGAAGCAGATATCGTTGAAATGGCGGCAATCATTCATGAAGCAGGTGGGAAGCTTTATTATGATGGTGCGAATTCAAATGCGATTTTAGGAATTACTCGTCCAGGAGATATGGGTTTTGATGTCGTTCACTTAAATTTGCATAAAACATTTACTGGTCCTCACGGAGGCGGTGGACCAGGTTCAGGTCCTGTTGGTGTGAAAAAAGATTTGTTGCCGTTTTTACCAAAACCGGTTCTAGTGAAAAAAGCAGATCAATATGAATTCGATTATCATCGTCCCCAGTCTATTGGTCGTGTGAAGCCTTACTACGGAAACTACGGCATTAATTTACGGGCATATACCTATATTCGCACAATGGGAGCAGAAGGATTAAGGCTCGTATCTGAATACGCCGTTTTAAACGCAAACTATATGATGAGACGATTAGCACCTTTTTATGATTTACCGTATACACAGCACTGTAAACATGAGTTTGTGCTATCTGGAAGACGACAAAAGAAACTGGGTGTTCGTACGCTTGATATAGCAAAACGATTGCTTGATTTTGGCTACCATCCACCAACCATTTACTTTCCGTTAAATGTTGAAGAATGCATGATGATTGAGCCAACAGAGACAGAATCAAAAGAAACCCTTGATGCATTTATAGACGCAATGATTCAAATTGCTGAGGAAACAGAAAAAACACCTGAAGTGGTTCAGGAAGCACCACACCACACCGTTGTGAGCCGACTTGATGAAACGTTGGCAGCTAGAAAACCGATTTTAAAATATGAACGGCATGGAGAAACGGTGCATTCGTAG
- the gcvPA gene encoding aminomethyl-transferring glycine dehydrogenase subunit GcvPA: protein MEAHRYLPMTEEDKQEMLQAIGVQSIEDLLSDIPEDTRFNRTLAIERALKEPELLSFFQQLARENTSIKEFPSYLGAGVYEHYIPSIVDHVISRSEFYTAYTPYQPEISQGELQAIFEFQTMICELTGMDLANSSMYDGPTALAEAAMLSAGHTKKKTILVSKSVHPEARDVLRTNAYGQNLEVKEIDTKDGVTDVEALKQLHDHDVACVIVQHPNFFGSLEPLADIEEITHSTKAQFVVSSNPLALGLLKPPGEFGADIVIGDAQPFGIPTQFGGPHCGYFATTKKLMRKVPGRLVGQTVDENGHRGFVLTLQAREQHIRRDKATSNICSNQALNALAASVAMTAIGKKGVKEMATQNVQKTNYLKKQLQQQGVAIKAYGATFNEFVVELNQSVELVNKELFKRGIIGGFNLAEVDDTRENQMLICVTELRSKEELDHFAKELGAFA, encoded by the coding sequence ATGGAAGCACATCGTTATCTACCAATGACTGAAGAAGATAAACAAGAGATGCTACAGGCAATTGGTGTTCAATCAATTGAAGATTTGTTATCAGATATACCAGAGGATACACGCTTTAATCGGACATTAGCAATTGAACGGGCGTTAAAAGAGCCAGAGTTGCTTTCGTTTTTTCAGCAACTTGCTAGAGAGAATACATCCATTAAAGAATTTCCATCGTACTTAGGTGCCGGTGTTTATGAACATTATATTCCTTCTATCGTTGATCACGTCATTTCTCGATCTGAATTTTATACAGCGTATACGCCTTATCAACCAGAAATTTCACAAGGTGAGCTACAAGCGATCTTTGAATTTCAAACGATGATTTGTGAGTTAACGGGAATGGATTTAGCCAATTCATCTATGTATGATGGACCAACCGCTTTAGCAGAAGCGGCAATGCTCTCAGCAGGGCATACGAAAAAGAAAACGATTCTAGTATCAAAGTCGGTTCATCCAGAAGCAAGAGACGTACTGCGAACAAACGCATATGGACAAAATTTAGAAGTAAAAGAAATTGATACAAAAGACGGTGTAACGGATGTAGAAGCTTTGAAGCAGCTTCATGATCATGATGTGGCCTGTGTCATTGTTCAACATCCGAATTTCTTTGGAAGTTTAGAGCCGTTAGCCGATATTGAGGAAATCACTCATTCAACAAAAGCGCAATTTGTTGTTTCAAGTAATCCGCTTGCACTCGGTTTATTAAAGCCCCCTGGTGAATTCGGGGCAGATATTGTTATTGGCGATGCTCAACCATTCGGTATACCGACGCAATTTGGCGGTCCGCATTGTGGGTATTTTGCAACAACAAAAAAATTAATGCGTAAAGTGCCAGGACGTCTTGTTGGTCAAACGGTTGATGAAAATGGCCATCGAGGCTTTGTGTTAACGTTGCAAGCCCGTGAGCAGCACATCCGTCGTGACAAAGCAACGTCAAATATTTGTTCTAATCAAGCATTAAACGCGTTAGCTGCCTCTGTAGCTATGACAGCTATTGGGAAAAAAGGCGTAAAAGAAATGGCCACACAAAATGTACAAAAAACAAACTATTTAAAGAAACAGCTCCAGCAACAAGGCGTCGCTATTAAAGCTTATGGAGCAACGTTTAATGAATTTGTAGTCGAACTGAATCAATCGGTTGAACTTGTAAACAAAGAGCTTTTCAAAAGAGGGATTATTGGCGGATTTAATTTGGCTGAAGTCGATGATACTCGTGAAAATCAAATGCTCATTTGTGTGACAGAGCTACGTTCAAAAGAAGAGTTGGACCACTTTGCAAAAGAACTGGGGGCGTTCGCATGA